The Peribacillus simplex genome contains a region encoding:
- a CDS encoding protoporphyrinogen oxidase: MKTVVVVGGGITGLSTMYYLQKTVKARSLSVRLILIEGNEELGGKIRTVHNGPFKIEAGADSIVARKQNIKPFIKELNLEDEVVYNATGKSFIHTDGMLKGIPEDALFGIPMSLESLAKSDLVSAQGKVDALKDFYTKNETFTKNDSIGLFLESFFGKELVQKQISPVLSGVYSGKLNELTIAKTLPEMLDYKNEYGSIIRGLSENKQKYQSKGNKKFLSFKNGLSTLVDRIEESLDMVEILKGISVDKIGRGDEGYIISLANGETLETDFIVLSTPHTIAQKLLGDRELDEDFDGLINSSMISVYLGFDIPDSMLPKDGTGFIAGDNSDLICNACTWTSRKWEHTSENSQLLVRLFYKSSSPDYERLRSLTNQELISVALRDIKNSLSISGNPVTSEVTKWHENMPNYHIKHPQIVQSLEAKISKGYPNVLLAGCSYNGVGIPDCIADGEKKAQEICLKL, from the coding sequence ATGAAAACAGTCGTAGTCGTAGGTGGAGGCATTACCGGTTTATCAACCATGTATTATTTACAAAAAACAGTTAAAGCGAGGAGTCTCTCCGTACGATTGATATTAATAGAAGGAAATGAGGAACTAGGCGGTAAAATAAGGACTGTGCACAATGGTCCATTTAAAATTGAAGCGGGTGCCGATTCGATTGTCGCTAGGAAACAAAATATAAAACCATTTATTAAGGAATTGAACCTAGAGGATGAAGTTGTCTATAATGCGACGGGAAAATCATTCATCCATACAGATGGGATGCTTAAGGGAATCCCCGAGGATGCCCTATTCGGAATACCAATGAGCCTGGAGTCGCTGGCGAAAAGCGATCTGGTTTCCGCCCAAGGCAAGGTTGACGCCTTAAAGGATTTCTATACAAAAAATGAGACGTTTACGAAGAATGACTCAATTGGTTTATTTCTTGAAAGCTTCTTTGGTAAGGAATTGGTGCAAAAGCAGATATCGCCTGTCCTATCGGGTGTTTACTCAGGAAAATTAAATGAATTGACCATTGCCAAAACACTCCCGGAGATGCTGGATTATAAAAATGAATATGGCAGTATAATACGCGGTCTATCGGAAAATAAGCAGAAATACCAAAGTAAGGGAAATAAGAAGTTCCTTTCGTTTAAAAATGGCTTATCAACATTGGTTGATAGAATTGAGGAAAGCCTCGATATGGTGGAAATTTTAAAAGGGATTAGTGTGGATAAAATTGGAAGAGGAGATGAAGGGTACATCATTTCATTGGCAAACGGTGAAACGCTGGAAACGGACTTCATCGTATTGAGTACACCGCATACAATTGCCCAGAAATTATTGGGTGATCGGGAGTTGGATGAGGACTTCGACGGCTTGATCAATAGTTCGATGATTAGCGTTTATCTTGGATTCGATATCCCGGACAGCATGCTTCCTAAAGACGGGACAGGTTTCATTGCAGGTGATAATAGTGATTTGATCTGCAATGCATGTACATGGACAAGCCGGAAATGGGAGCATACTTCTGAAAACAGTCAGCTTTTGGTAAGGCTTTTTTATAAAAGCTCTAGTCCGGACTATGAACGCTTAAGGTCCCTTACAAACCAGGAATTGATCTCTGTGGCTTTACGCGATATTAAAAACAGTCTAAGCATTTCCGGGAATCCAGTAACGAGTGAAGTGACGAAATGGCATGAAAATATGCCGAACTACCATATTAAACATCCTCAAATCGTTCAATCACTGGAGGCGAAAATCTCCAAGGGTTATCCGAATGTCTTACTTGCGGGCTGTTCATACAATGGTGTCGGAATACCGGACTGTATCGCTGATGGGGAAAAGAAAGCGCAAGAGATATGTCTGAAGTTGTAA
- a CDS encoding helix-turn-helix domain-containing protein translates to MQIGKKIKNLRLKKGLTQEELGERTDLSKGYISQLERDLSSPSIETLFNILEVLGCKPKQFFDEEDQVQKVVYEEEAQTFFIDEERGYQIQWLVPESNEKEMEPIRLTLQEKGEFKQFEPSLSETFGYVLRGRVIVKLGTHTYFVKAGESIYFHASDEHQIINDFEGPSELLLVVTESYL, encoded by the coding sequence ATGCAAATTGGAAAAAAAATAAAGAACCTTCGCTTGAAAAAGGGATTGACCCAGGAAGAATTGGGGGAAAGAACGGATTTAAGCAAGGGATATATTTCACAGTTGGAAAGGGATCTTAGTTCCCCTTCAATTGAAACTCTTTTCAATATTTTAGAAGTACTCGGCTGCAAGCCGAAGCAGTTCTTCGATGAAGAGGATCAAGTCCAAAAAGTGGTTTATGAAGAAGAAGCACAAACATTTTTCATCGATGAAGAACGCGGGTATCAAATCCAGTGGCTCGTGCCTGAATCGAATGAAAAGGAAATGGAACCTATTCGGCTGACTCTCCAGGAAAAAGGGGAGTTCAAACAGTTTGAACCATCCTTGTCTGAAACTTTCGGTTATGTATTACGTGGAAGAGTCATTGTAAAGCTAGGTACACACACGTATTTTGTCAAGGCAGGGGAGTCGATTTATTTTCATGCTTCAGATGAACATCAAATCATCAATGATTTTGAAGGTCCGTCAGAGTTATTACTCGTGGTGACGGAATCATACTTATAG
- a CDS encoding ABC transporter ATP-binding protein: MSNGNIIRFDQVTKQFDDDTVVLDNVSFEIERGKFYTLLGPSGCGKTTILRLIAGFTEASKGDIYFEGKKINDVPANKRQVNTVFQDYALFPHLNVFENVAFGLRIKKMKNSEVEIKVKEALSFVNLEGYEKREIREMSGGQRQRVAIARAIVNEPEVILLDEPLSALDLKLRTEMQYELRELQQRLGITFIFVTHDQEEALAMSDEIFVLNKGKIQQSGTPTDIYDEPLNRFVADFIGESNIVKGKMIEDYRVEFVGRQFECVDQGLNSNEAVDIVIRPEDLEITSVDRGKLQVRVDSQLFRGVHYEISCYDHDGNEWLVQSTKKVAVGDEIGLYFDPESIHVMRLGETEEEFDKRLEAYHDGESHEE; encoded by the coding sequence ATGTCAAACGGGAATATAATACGCTTCGATCAGGTTACGAAGCAATTTGATGATGATACGGTAGTTCTCGATAATGTAAGTTTTGAAATCGAGAGAGGGAAGTTCTATACGCTCTTGGGTCCTTCCGGATGTGGGAAGACCACGATCCTTCGCTTGATTGCCGGATTTACGGAAGCCTCCAAAGGTGATATTTACTTCGAAGGAAAAAAAATCAATGATGTGCCAGCCAATAAAAGGCAGGTGAATACGGTATTTCAAGATTATGCACTTTTTCCGCATTTAAATGTATTTGAAAATGTAGCATTTGGTCTTCGGATCAAAAAAATGAAGAATTCGGAAGTGGAAATCAAGGTGAAGGAAGCCCTAAGCTTTGTTAATTTGGAGGGGTATGAAAAACGGGAGATCAGGGAAATGTCCGGCGGTCAGCGGCAACGGGTAGCGATTGCCAGGGCGATTGTTAATGAACCTGAAGTCATCCTACTGGATGAACCGCTATCTGCACTCGATTTAAAATTGCGTACAGAAATGCAATATGAATTGCGGGAGCTGCAACAGAGGCTTGGAATCACGTTTATCTTCGTCACTCATGACCAAGAGGAAGCATTGGCGATGTCAGATGAGATTTTTGTCCTTAACAAAGGGAAAATTCAGCAAAGCGGGACTCCTACGGATATTTATGATGAACCGCTGAATCGGTTCGTTGCTGATTTCATCGGTGAGTCTAATATTGTAAAAGGAAAAATGATTGAAGATTACCGTGTGGAATTCGTTGGCAGACAGTTCGAATGTGTCGACCAAGGATTGAACAGTAATGAAGCTGTCGATATCGTCATCCGTCCGGAAGATTTAGAGATTACTTCCGTAGATCGCGGAAAACTGCAAGTTCGGGTGGATTCCCAGCTATTTCGCGGTGTTCATTATGAAATCAGCTGTTATGACCATGATGGAAATGAATGGCTTGTCCAATCAACGAAAAAAGTGGCAGTTGGAGATGAAATAGGTCTTTATTTCGATCCGGAATCGATTCATGTCATGCGATTGGGTGAAACGGAAGAAGAATTCGATAAACGCCTGGAAGCGTATCATGATGGGGAAAGTCATGAAGAATAA
- a CDS encoding ABC transporter permease, translating to MKNKISRNIYFIPYILWIALFVIAPILLILYYSFFDIEGNLSLINYQKFFTPVYLKMTLSSFWYAFLITGISLLVAYPTAYLLTKTKHKQLWLLLIIVPSWINLLLKAYAFIGIFGTYGVANGFLEAVGIGKQQILFTDFSFIFVSVYIFIPFMILPIFNALDKMNPTLVDAANDLGASRWMTFRRVIFPLTLDGVKTGCQVVFIPALSLFMLTRLIAGNRVITLGTAIEQHFLVTQDWGMGSTIAVFLIIIMFLIMFVTGNRKQGV from the coding sequence ATGAAGAATAAAATATCCCGGAATATTTACTTCATACCCTATATCTTATGGATTGCTTTATTCGTGATCGCACCCATTTTGTTAATCCTTTACTATTCCTTCTTTGACATTGAAGGCAATCTATCTTTGATTAACTATCAAAAGTTCTTTACGCCTGTATATTTAAAAATGACTTTAAGCTCATTTTGGTATGCTTTCCTGATTACGGGGATATCCCTTTTAGTCGCTTATCCGACCGCTTATTTGTTAACGAAAACAAAGCATAAGCAGTTGTGGCTTTTGCTGATCATCGTTCCTTCCTGGATCAATTTACTTTTGAAGGCTTATGCCTTCATTGGTATTTTTGGCACTTATGGTGTGGCGAATGGTTTTCTAGAAGCGGTAGGAATCGGAAAGCAGCAGATTCTCTTTACGGATTTCAGCTTCATATTCGTTTCGGTTTATATTTTCATCCCGTTTATGATCTTACCGATATTCAATGCGCTTGATAAAATGAATCCAACCCTTGTGGATGCGGCCAATGACTTGGGAGCGTCCCGTTGGATGACATTCCGCCGTGTCATTTTCCCATTGACGTTAGATGGTGTAAAGACGGGATGCCAGGTAGTCTTCATCCCGGCACTTTCATTGTTCATGCTTACAAGACTGATTGCCGGTAATAGAGTCATTACGCTTGGTACGGCTATCGAGCAGCACTTCCTTGTGACACAGGATTGGGGAATGGGTTCCACAATTGCGGTATTTTTGATTATTATAATGTTCCTGATTATGTTTGTAACGGGTAACCGAAAGCAGGGTGTATAA
- a CDS encoding ABC transporter permease, whose amino-acid sequence MGNKLSPISKAFLVLIFLILYAPIFFLVFYSFNSGGTMYDFKGFTMEWYKELFQDTRLLIIVLNTLVIALLSALISTIIGVMGAIGIRSFTSSKSKNTVLSLNNVLIVSPDVIIGASFLILFTMAGIKLGFYSVLLSHIAFSIPIVVLLVLPKLQEMSPTLIDAARDLGASRWDVLTKVILPYILPGIFAGFFMALTYSLDDFAVTFFVTGNGFSTLSVEIYSLARRGISLNINALSTLLFVVTLLLVVVYYFITQRVRQTGMGGKR is encoded by the coding sequence TTGGGCAATAAATTATCACCAATATCAAAAGCGTTTCTCGTTTTGATTTTTCTCATACTCTATGCACCGATTTTCTTTTTAGTCTTTTACTCTTTTAACAGCGGTGGAACGATGTATGACTTTAAAGGGTTCACGATGGAGTGGTACAAGGAACTATTCCAAGATACAAGGCTGCTGATCATTGTATTGAATACACTTGTGATCGCTTTATTATCCGCACTGATCTCAACGATCATAGGGGTGATGGGGGCGATTGGAATTCGGTCCTTTACGAGCAGTAAATCTAAGAATACGGTATTATCATTGAATAATGTATTGATAGTCAGTCCCGATGTGATCATCGGTGCTTCCTTCCTGATTTTATTCACGATGGCCGGGATCAAGCTTGGATTTTACTCGGTACTGTTGTCGCATATCGCCTTCAGCATCCCGATCGTAGTGCTGCTGGTCCTTCCGAAACTTCAGGAAATGAGCCCTACTTTAATTGATGCGGCCCGAGATTTAGGGGCAAGCCGGTGGGATGTATTGACGAAGGTGATTCTTCCATACATCTTACCAGGTATCTTTGCTGGTTTTTTTATGGCATTGACTTATTCACTTGATGATTTTGCAGTTACGTTCTTTGTGACCGGTAATGGCTTCTCCACCCTTTCTGTGGAAATCTATTCACTGGCCCGCCGTGGGATTTCATTGAATATCAATGCACTATCGACACTGCTGTTCGTCGTGACACTGCTGTTGGTTGTCGTATATTACTTTATAACTCAACGTGTAAGGCAAACGGGAATGGGGGGGAAACGATGA
- a CDS encoding ABC transporter substrate-binding protein, which produces MKRLVQMFLIISLVSALLLYAISRLNSSQGFTSSNTLTIYNWGDYIDTDLIERFEEETGIKVIYETFDSNEAMMTKIEQGGTTYDIAIPSEYMIDKMRQEDLLIPLDHSKLPNLKNIDERFIDLPFDPENKYSVPYFWGTVGIVYNSKMLGGKEITAWADLWDKDLKNEILLTDGAREVMGMGLNSLNYSLNDIDEEHLQEAKSKLDALTPNIKAIVGDESRMLLEAQEAAIGLVWSGVASEIMAENEDLEYVVPKEGSNLWFDNMVIPKTTKNVDAAHQFINFMLDPKVAAQNAEYVSYSTPNKEALKYMPEEVVKDERFYPSPELTKKLEVYENLGKKNLAHYNELFLEFKMHRK; this is translated from the coding sequence ATGAAAAGGCTTGTCCAAATGTTTTTGATCATTTCCCTCGTATCCGCTTTGCTGCTATATGCGATTTCAAGATTGAATTCATCGCAGGGGTTTACGAGCAGCAATACGCTTACCATCTATAATTGGGGCGATTACATCGATACGGATCTAATCGAACGTTTTGAAGAAGAAACAGGGATAAAGGTCATTTATGAGACGTTCGATTCGAATGAGGCCATGATGACTAAAATCGAACAGGGCGGTACTACTTATGATATTGCCATTCCGTCTGAGTATATGATCGATAAGATGCGGCAGGAAGACTTGCTGATTCCCTTGGATCATTCCAAGCTTCCGAATTTGAAAAACATCGATGAGCGGTTCATCGACCTGCCATTCGATCCGGAGAATAAATATTCCGTCCCTTATTTCTGGGGAACTGTTGGAATTGTTTACAATTCCAAGATGCTCGGCGGCAAAGAAATAACGGCCTGGGCGGATTTATGGGATAAAGATTTAAAAAATGAAATCCTTTTGACGGATGGGGCTAGGGAAGTGATGGGCATGGGTCTGAACTCTTTGAATTATTCATTGAATGATATAGATGAAGAACACCTTCAAGAGGCAAAATCCAAACTTGATGCCCTCACCCCGAATATTAAAGCGATAGTGGGAGATGAAAGCCGCATGCTATTGGAAGCCCAGGAAGCGGCGATCGGCCTTGTTTGGTCGGGTGTCGCTTCTGAAATCATGGCAGAAAATGAAGATCTCGAATACGTTGTTCCAAAAGAGGGGTCCAATTTATGGTTTGATAATATGGTCATCCCGAAAACAACCAAAAACGTGGATGCGGCTCACCAGTTCATCAACTTCATGCTGGACCCGAAAGTTGCGGCACAGAATGCTGAATATGTAAGTTATTCGACACCCAATAAAGAAGCACTGAAATATATGCCTGAAGAAGTGGTGAAGGATGAACGTTTCTATCCATCACCGGAACTGACAAAGAAACTCGAAGTGTACGAAAACCTCGGGAAGAAAAACTTGGCCCATTACAACGAACTCTTCCTTGAATTCAAGATGCATCGTAAATAA
- a CDS encoding foldase protein PrsA, which produces MKLLRSTKAYIWAGSILIIAGIMAFAMISSTDKTMASIDGEKINKDELYDALVAGYGADTLDLLITNKLVELEAEKAGIKIKDEEIQKEIDTMAESYGDEKSLKEQLEASGSSMDALKKDIVVYLQTKKLVEPRITVTDDEISTYFEDNKETFDQAEQVEASHILVEDEKTAKKVAKEIAEGGDFAKLAAEYSTDTQTADNGGSLGYFGKGDMVEEFEDVAFDLDINKVSDPVKTDYGYHIIKVTGKKEAKKANLDDSKGVIKETLLSEKLQEEYPVWLAEVKKDHEITNKLEDSN; this is translated from the coding sequence ATGAAACTATTAAGAAGCACGAAGGCATATATTTGGGCAGGGAGCATTTTGATCATTGCGGGGATCATGGCATTTGCGATGATATCGTCCACGGATAAGACAATGGCGAGTATCGATGGCGAGAAAATCAATAAGGATGAGCTATATGATGCGCTTGTTGCGGGGTACGGAGCAGATACTTTGGACTTGTTGATTACGAATAAATTGGTTGAATTGGAAGCGGAAAAAGCGGGAATTAAAATTAAGGATGAAGAAATCCAGAAAGAAATTGATACTATGGCTGAGTCCTATGGTGATGAAAAGTCGTTAAAAGAGCAATTGGAAGCAAGCGGTTCTTCCATGGATGCCTTAAAAAAGGACATCGTGGTTTATCTGCAAACGAAAAAACTGGTCGAACCGAGAATTACCGTGACGGACGATGAAATCAGTACGTATTTTGAAGATAATAAAGAAACATTTGATCAAGCTGAACAAGTGGAAGCTAGTCATATCTTAGTAGAAGACGAAAAAACGGCTAAAAAAGTTGCGAAAGAAATTGCAGAAGGCGGTGATTTCGCTAAATTGGCAGCTGAATATTCCACTGATACACAAACGGCGGATAACGGCGGAAGCCTGGGGTATTTTGGGAAAGGTGATATGGTGGAAGAGTTTGAAGATGTTGCCTTTGATCTTGATATAAATAAAGTCAGTGATCCAGTCAAAACCGATTATGGCTACCATATCATAAAAGTAACCGGTAAGAAGGAAGCAAAAAAAGCTAATTTAGATGACAGTAAAGGTGTAATTAAAGAAACGCTTCTTTCTGAAAAATTACAAGAGGAATATCCCGTTTGGTTAGCGGAAGTGAAAAAAGATCATGAGATAACGAATAAATTAGAGGACTCTAACTAA